A region from the Maledivibacter sp. genome encodes:
- a CDS encoding histidine kinase: MEVGLILELGNKFGNLFVFAFILSRLKAFRNLIAKRPVKLWDKLLLCLIFGLFGIVGTYFSIEFNGALINTRIIGVGIGGLLGGPFVGLMSGAVAGIHRALIDSGEFTSTACAISTVFEGLMAGYMGRVMQNKNKKWIYAGLTGAIGESMRKISVLIFSKPFYMAVDLVKDIWLPMVIINSLGMALLFIIIENIFKEQEKMGAYQANLTLKIADKALPFVKQGIYSDTISNVAEIIYNMTEFDAVSISDTERIITHIGLNNEASISNSNYISNKDLHTIKTGEVILVNDCSKIKYEDCEYLYQSFMVLPLKENNKIIGSLKLYKKLSNSITAIDLELGTGLAKLFSTQLTLGKLEQNSKLLAAAEFKALQAQINPHFLFNSLTVIASLCRIDPEKARNLIIHLSNYFRKNLNNNKDVVKLEVELNHVKSYIEIEMARFEDKLKIIYEMEDDLRCFIPPLSLQPIVENAIKHGILPQKQGGTVRIKGSKKDDEVNIIISDDGVGIEENKVLQILRHDNKYDTSIGINNVNLRLKGIFGERYGLKIESKVGTGTSVHFKIPIITFEMGCGRGA; the protein is encoded by the coding sequence ATGGAAGTAGGTTTAATTTTAGAATTGGGAAATAAATTTGGAAATTTGTTTGTGTTTGCATTCATTCTATCTAGATTAAAGGCATTTAGAAATCTTATAGCTAAAAGGCCAGTTAAACTATGGGATAAGCTTTTATTGTGTCTTATATTTGGTTTGTTTGGCATTGTGGGTACTTATTTTAGTATTGAATTTAATGGAGCATTAATAAATACACGTATCATTGGAGTAGGAATTGGCGGACTTTTAGGTGGCCCCTTTGTTGGGCTTATGTCCGGTGCAGTTGCAGGCATACATAGAGCTTTAATTGATTCCGGGGAATTTACAAGTACGGCCTGTGCAATATCCACAGTTTTTGAAGGCTTGATGGCAGGATATATGGGAAGAGTAATGCAAAACAAAAATAAAAAGTGGATATATGCTGGACTTACCGGTGCCATAGGGGAAAGTATGAGAAAAATATCCGTACTGATATTTTCCAAGCCCTTTTATATGGCAGTAGATTTGGTAAAAGATATATGGCTTCCAATGGTCATAATTAATTCCCTGGGAATGGCACTTTTATTTATAATTATTGAAAATATATTTAAGGAACAAGAGAAGATGGGAGCTTATCAAGCCAATTTAACATTAAAAATTGCAGATAAGGCGTTACCCTTTGTAAAGCAGGGTATATATTCAGATACTATTAGTAATGTGGCAGAAATTATATACAATATGACGGAATTTGATGCAGTTAGTATTAGCGATACAGAAAGAATTATTACCCATATAGGTCTGAATAATGAAGCTAGCATTTCAAATAGTAATTATATTTCTAATAAGGATTTGCATACAATTAAGACCGGCGAAGTAATATTGGTTAATGATTGCAGTAAAATTAAATATGAGGATTGTGAATATTTATACCAATCATTTATGGTATTACCATTGAAGGAAAATAATAAGATTATTGGCAGCTTAAAATTATATAAAAAGTTGTCTAATTCTATAACGGCTATTGACTTGGAGTTAGGAACCGGATTAGCTAAGCTTTTTTCCACTCAACTAACCTTGGGGAAATTAGAGCAAAATTCTAAGCTACTTGCTGCAGCTGAATTTAAGGCTTTACAAGCTCAAATTAATCCACACTTTCTTTTCAACTCATTAACAGTGATAGCCTCACTTTGTAGGATCGATCCTGAAAAGGCAAGAAATTTGATAATTCATTTGAGCAATTACTTTAGAAAAAACTTAAATAATAATAAGGACGTAGTTAAATTAGAGGTGGAACTTAATCATGTGAAATCATATATTGAAATCGAAATGGCCAGGTTTGAGGATAAGCTAAAAATAATATATGAAATGGAAGATGATTTGAGATGTTTTATTCCTCCCTTAAGTTTACAGCCTATTGTTGAGAATGCTATTAAACATGGTATTCTACCACAAAAACAAGGGGGAACGGTAAGAATAAAGGGAAGTAAGAAGGATGATGAAGTCAACATTATAATTTCCGATGATGGAGTGGGAATTGAGGAGAATAAAGTACTTCAGATATTAAGGCATGATAATAAATATGATACTTCAATAGGTATAAATAATGTTAATCTAAGGCTTAAGGGGATATTTGGAGAAAGGTATGGACTGAAAATAGAGAGTAAAGTAGGTACAGGAACGTCTGTACACTTTAAAATACCAATAATTACTTTTGAAATGGGATGTGGTCGTGGTGCTTAA
- a CDS encoding glutathionylspermidine synthase family protein has protein sequence MNRIDLDREYIDIINANETLYCSDYLDAMDKVKASTAMYKGKPIPFLYMPKLYTQKDLERFTKLTDTLMTIIRKVIDRYINYPAFREKFGFSELLEKLILTQHGYNARVPMARFDIFYKDDGSFKFCELNADGSSAMNEDRELSRILSESIAFKEMSRKYDISSFELFDTWVEECISIFKEFNPEIQKPNVAIVDFNDTGSPNEFEVFRDSFEKNGYKTMIVDPRDLKYSHGKLYIDDMRIDIVYRRLVTRDLIERADEIPDFIQAAMEGKVCIVGPIKSQIIHNKVIFKILHDKDTLEFLTEDEGQFIKDHIPLTAKFEGDEFDFDELTINRDEYILKPSDLYASRGVYAGRDFSAEQWKEKLLECHGKDYLIQEYYTPNKSDLVEFVEGKLKISKFNNITGMYMYNEKLYGLYSRIGKNPIISGLHDCYTLPTFIVRDSRK, from the coding sequence TTGAATCGGATAGATTTAGATAGAGAATATATAGATATCATAAATGCTAATGAGACTTTGTATTGTAGCGATTATTTAGATGCTATGGATAAGGTAAAAGCTTCTACTGCAATGTACAAAGGGAAGCCCATTCCCTTCTTATATATGCCTAAGCTTTATACACAAAAAGATTTAGAAAGATTTACAAAGCTTACGGATACATTGATGACGATCATTAGAAAGGTTATAGATAGATATATAAACTATCCAGCTTTTAGAGAAAAATTTGGATTTTCAGAGCTTTTAGAGAAATTAATCTTGACCCAGCATGGATATAATGCAAGAGTACCTATGGCTAGATTTGATATATTTTATAAGGATGATGGAAGCTTTAAGTTCTGTGAACTGAATGCTGATGGATCATCGGCTATGAATGAGGATAGAGAGCTTTCCAGAATATTATCTGAGTCTATAGCATTTAAAGAGATGAGCAGAAAATACGATATAAGCTCCTTTGAGCTTTTTGATACATGGGTGGAGGAATGTATAAGTATTTTTAAAGAATTTAACCCAGAAATTCAAAAACCAAATGTTGCTATTGTAGATTTTAATGATACAGGAAGTCCAAACGAGTTTGAGGTGTTTAGGGATAGCTTCGAAAAAAATGGTTATAAGACCATGATTGTTGACCCTAGGGATTTAAAGTATTCCCATGGTAAGCTATATATAGATGATATGAGGATTGATATAGTTTATAGAAGACTTGTTACAAGGGATCTCATAGAAAGAGCCGATGAGATACCGGATTTTATACAAGCAGCTATGGAGGGTAAAGTTTGCATAGTTGGCCCCATAAAGTCTCAAATTATTCATAATAAAGTCATATTTAAAATTTTACATGATAAAGATACCCTAGAATTTCTCACTGAGGATGAAGGTCAATTCATTAAAGATCATATACCCCTTACGGCTAAATTTGAAGGGGATGAATTTGATTTTGATGAGCTTACAATCAATAGGGATGAATATATATTAAAGCCTAGTGATTTATATGCTTCCAGGGGAGTATATGCTGGAAGAGATTTCAGTGCAGAACAATGGAAGGAAAAGCTTTTAGAATGTCATGGAAAGGATTATTTAATACAGGAATACTATACTCCAAATAAAAGTGATTTGGTTGAGTTTGTTGAAGGTAAATTAAAGATAAGCAAATTTAATAATATTACTGGAATGTACATGTATAATGAAAAATTATATGGACTATATTCAAGAATTGGAAAGAACCCAATAATATCTGGACTTCATGATTGCTATACATTACCCACCTTTATTGTAAGAGACTCTAGAAAGTAA
- a CDS encoding glutamate-cysteine ligase family protein, which produces MNNENELSYQKSKIVSYFKRGEKEKSEFKIGAEFEHFIIDKNTLETISYYGDKGVGNTLEQLLHKGWSGKYEGQHLMGLTKGGNNITLEPGSQLELSTKPCKSIYEIENEYLSFLKDIVPILNEKNQYINSLGYQPESKIEEIPFIPKDRYKYMSEYFKGRGKYAHNMMKGTASLQVTLDYCSEDDFMKKFRVANALSPIISFMFDNAPFFEGELWTKNTLRTHIWNNCDDDRCMVVPKALDKSFGYEDYSEYILNTPPIIIRRNNEFLYTARKPFKEIYDPNEFTIEELEHVLTMYFPDVRAKKFIEVRMADSVPYPFNISGIALWKGLIYDQENLDYLYDHLEMISNDCVRKKKAEIIESGKNTSVMDKNIFEVCRDIIALSERGLDREEAKYLLPLKELAYNERTLSLEIKEKIKLGKHRALENSFLNNIF; this is translated from the coding sequence TACTTTGGAGACTATTTCCTATTATGGAGATAAAGGTGTTGGGAATACGTTGGAACAGCTATTGCACAAGGGCTGGTCTGGGAAATATGAAGGGCAGCATTTAATGGGGCTCACTAAGGGTGGTAATAACATAACCCTTGAGCCGGGATCGCAATTAGAACTTAGTACAAAGCCTTGTAAAAGTATATATGAGATAGAGAATGAATATCTGAGCTTTTTAAAGGATATAGTTCCTATTCTAAATGAAAAGAATCAATACATAAATTCACTTGGTTATCAACCAGAAAGTAAAATAGAAGAAATTCCCTTTATTCCTAAGGATAGATATAAATATATGTCGGAGTATTTTAAGGGAAGGGGTAAATATGCCCATAATATGATGAAGGGAACAGCTTCCCTTCAAGTAACCTTGGATTATTGTAGTGAAGATGATTTCATGAAAAAATTTAGAGTTGCAAATGCACTTTCACCTATTATCTCTTTCATGTTTGACAATGCTCCTTTCTTTGAAGGAGAGCTTTGGACTAAGAATACATTAAGGACCCATATATGGAATAACTGTGATGATGATAGATGCATGGTAGTTCCAAAAGCCTTAGATAAAAGCTTTGGATATGAAGATTATTCAGAGTATATTTTAAATACTCCCCCAATAATCATTCGAAGAAATAATGAGTTTTTATATACAGCTAGAAAGCCATTTAAAGAAATTTATGATCCAAATGAATTTACAATAGAAGAATTGGAGCATGTGCTTACAATGTATTTTCCAGATGTAAGAGCTAAAAAATTTATAGAGGTCAGAATGGCTGATTCAGTACCATATCCCTTTAACATAAGTGGTATTGCACTTTGGAAGGGTTTGATATATGATCAAGAAAATTTGGATTATTTGTACGATCATTTAGAAATGATTTCAAATGATTGTGTAAGAAAGAAAAAAGCTGAAATTATTGAATCCGGTAAAAATACTAGCGTAATGGATAAAAATATCTTTGAAGTCTGTAGGGATATCATAGCTTTGTCAGAAAGAGGTCTAGATAGGGAAGAAGCTAAATATCTTCTGCCCCTCAAAGAGTTAGCTTATAATGAAAGAACTTTATCACTAGAAATAAAAGAAAAAATTAAACTCGGTAAGCATAGGGCATTAGAAAATAGTTTTCTAAATAATATATTTTAA